In Nitrospiraceae bacterium, the following are encoded in one genomic region:
- a CDS encoding M48 family metallopeptidase — translation MTSASRKRLRQGWGGLALCLLLSSVAGCQTNPYTGRSQLMMLPASQEMQMGAQAYADVKNDPKMRQSTDPREIDPVKRVAARVIEAAKRSKYSEMANQFEWEVTVIKDDKTMNAFALPGGKIAVYTGIFPVAKTEAGLAAVMGHEVVHALARHGGERMSQNTLAQTTLQAVGIALGVSGANPVLSQGAMAALGVGAQVGVLLPFSRKHESEADYIGVLLAAEAGYDPRESIALWQRMEQAAGGKGPSEFMSTHPSHETRIQQLEEWMAEAMPIYQSKPPAPNSELPAPR, via the coding sequence ATGACATCAGCGAGTAGAAAGCGGCTACGGCAGGGATGGGGTGGTCTGGCGTTGTGCCTGTTGTTGAGCAGCGTGGCTGGGTGTCAAACGAATCCCTATACCGGCCGCTCGCAGTTGATGATGTTACCTGCTTCGCAAGAAATGCAGATGGGAGCGCAGGCTTATGCGGACGTGAAGAACGACCCCAAGATGAGGCAGTCGACCGACCCGCGTGAGATCGATCCGGTCAAGCGGGTGGCTGCCCGCGTGATCGAAGCCGCGAAACGGTCCAAGTACAGTGAGATGGCGAACCAGTTCGAGTGGGAAGTGACGGTCATCAAGGACGACAAGACCATGAACGCCTTCGCTCTCCCCGGCGGTAAGATCGCGGTGTACACGGGCATCTTTCCCGTTGCGAAGACGGAGGCGGGATTGGCGGCAGTTATGGGGCACGAAGTCGTCCATGCGTTGGCGCGACACGGCGGTGAACGCATGAGTCAGAATACCCTGGCGCAAACGACGCTTCAGGCGGTCGGCATCGCGCTCGGCGTCAGCGGCGCTAACCCGGTGCTGTCCCAAGGGGCCATGGCGGCGTTGGGAGTGGGGGCCCAAGTGGGTGTCTTGCTGCCGTTTAGCCGGAAGCATGAGTCGGAGGCGGATTACATCGGTGTGCTGCTGGCGGCGGAGGCCGGCTACGACCCGCGCGAGTCTATCGCGCTCTGGCAGCGAATGGAACAGGCCGCAGGGGGCAAGGGACCATCCGAATTCATGTCCACCCACCCGAGCCACGAGACCCGTATACAACAACTGGAAGAGTGGATGGCCGAGGCCATGCCGATTTACCAGTCGAAGCCACCGGCGCCGAACAGTGAGCTGCCGGCGCCCAGGTAG